In Heptranchias perlo isolate sHepPer1 chromosome 9, sHepPer1.hap1, whole genome shotgun sequence, the sequence CGATCGGCAAACGGCCGGGTTGGGAATGGCCTTAGGGAGAGGTTCGGGTTCTAAACTTCCTTGTTAGGGGGCTGCAGCTCTTGGACCGAGGCCCTGTTAATCCAGGAGTAAATGTAGTCACTTGTAGGTATGATTAAAAGTTTCTTTGTTAATTATTTTACTCGAGAAGCTATTTCACGAGGGTCTGTTGTTTATCCCATAAAGTGATGCCCCAAACCAGAAGCTGCATTTGCACCTGGGTACTACTAAAATTGGGAATGTGATTAAAGGGGTGATGGAACCTGAGCATTAGAGCTTAGTTATTCTGGAATCTCCTCATTTCGATCTGTTTTAACTTGTACATTATGATTTATTTTAACATAACGAGTTATTTTTTTACAAGGCCATTTGAGATGTAATCTGTTTTGCAGAGTGGGTTTAAGCACATAATGAACTTCCATCAGCTAGGTTTATTGCTTGGTGCCCTGATTGTTAGTTTTAAAAGCTTTATTGTAGAGGGTTGGATTTGTAATTAAGCAGGTGTAAATGATGAAACTCTTATTTGCTGTGAAACCCTGAATTTACCATGTGGAGAACTACCTTGGAGAGCTGAACACCTGCTGAACATGTCTGCTTGTTTTGTATTCTGATTGAATgggagtttttttaaaatttgatgttCTATGACAGGTATTTCCAGGAACAATTGGCACAAGCGTCGCAAGACTGGAGGCAAAAGGAAGCCGTACCACAAAAAGAGAAAGTATGAACTTGGGCGTCCTCCTGCAAATACCAAGGTATGGGAGACAGGAGTGCTTTTGGAGTTTGATCAAGGCTGTACTATTGGTAGTACAGGGGGGTGAGTGGAATATGATTCGAGATGTTATTGTAGGTGGAATTGGTTGCTCCTATTTTTCAGCAGTGTGAATGATGAAAACATGACTTTTTTTGATAGGTGGGTTTGTTTTGACTGTTCTGGTCAAATTTGGACCCACCAATGTTACTCTTGTCATAGTTACACTGACCACACTGTCAATTTTTCCTTTCCTCCTGTAGGTTTTGATGGGACTGTTTTCAATATTTTTTGAATGTCATTTTTTTAATACAACTGTTGACTTACATGTGCTTTAATCTTGAGTGGTGAATATGGCAAAGCAGTGGTTTACATTTTGTGGCAATCTCTACTCCAGGCATATTTTCCAGTTTTAAATTTATGGCCTTTAAATGTTGGACATAATAGAAGCATGTCAAACCTAACATGAGTGTACCTACATAACAATATGTATGTAGTGCACCATTTGGTCCCAAAGTGTCAGGATTCCTTGGTATGAATGGCAATTTGATTTGGGCTTTGCACAGTTGATAGTGACTGACACTGAAATGTGCCATGTATTTAGTGATATCTTTGACATGTCTGCAGATTGGACCACGCCGTATCCACACTGTGAGAGTCcgtggtggaaataagaaataccGGGCATTGAGGTTGGATGCTGGAAACTTCTCTTGGGGTTCTGAATGTAAGTTCTTCAGGGTTTTGTTGCCCTCTTCTGTCTCCTTTTTTTGGACTAGAATTTCTCTGGTCAACTGTACCATTTCCAAACCAGTggtaaaatgcattttttttttgtaggtAGCACACGGAAGACCAGGATCATTGATGTGGTCTACAATGCCTCCAACAATGAATTAGTTAGGACAAAAACGTTAGTAAAGAACTGTATTGTTCTGATCGACAGTACTCCCTTCAGGCAGTGGTATGAGTCTCACTTTGCCCTTCCCCTTGGCCGAAAGAAGGGTGCTAAGCTGGTATGTGGAGCAGTTACTCAATTGAATTAAATAACGATGAAGTTCATTTCTATTCTGCCATTGGATCACAGTGGTTTTTACTTcaatgtgttttcactgaaataaagacagataatgctggaaacactcagctggtcagttagcatctgtggagagagaaattgaGTTAccatttcaggtcgataacctttcatcagaactggaaaattttAAAGATGAACCGCTTTTAAGAAGTATAGAAAAGGTGGGGACAAaagtgatggtgcaaggcaaaagggccTGGGGCATCGAAGCCTTGCCAGATTTTCATGCTTTCCTCATTCTGCAGTAATCATTTACacttcctctggacccatcttttgtttctatacttgtctcattatcacctccttttgccttgcaccattatcgtttttgccatttaatcacttgAATGTAGCTACGTTCAAATACTCTGGTAATGTTTGCTGCTTAGGCTCATGCGTGACCAATGACTActtggaggaggagaggaggtagATCTATGCTGTCTGGAGTATAACTGGTTGCCTTTAGCAGAAGACTGCTACAGGGAAAGCGCATTTTATAATagttcttaagaacataagaaatagggccaggagtaggccatatggcccctcaagcctgctctgccattctgtAAGATTGTGGATTAacttttacctcaattccactttcccaccctattcccatttcccttagtgtccatatatccatcaatctcagtcttgaagatacctaatgtctgagcatccacagccctctggggtagagaagtccaaagattcacaactctgagtgaagacatttttcttcaacgtggtcctaaatggctggccccttatcttgagactatgccccctagttctagactctccagccaggggaaacaacctctcagcatctaccctgttctgccctctaagaatgttatacggttcattgagatcacccctcgttcttctaaactccagagaatataggctcaatctctcctccaaaggacaaccctctcatcccagaaatcaatgtagtgagccttcgttgcaccccctctaaggcaaatatatccttgtgtaaggagaccaaaactacatagtactcaaggtgtggtctcaacagagccctatataattgcagcaaaacctccttactcttaactccaacccccttgcaataaaggctaatataccatttgccttcccaattgcttgctgtaattaTCTTTCATGGGATATTATGTGATCCATGAGACTATTTAAAACACATGATGCTTAAGTGCTACATCTTCCCAGCAAAAATAAAATGTATATGTGGTACAACTGTCttgcaatttgatttttttttttaaatgtgccaCAGTTCTAATATTTAGTGAAATAGTAGCAGTAGCTAAGTTCCATGCATTCTGCAATCATGCATATCCTACTTTTTATACTGGTGTTTTTAGTTGTATTAAACCAACATAATGGCACAATTGTCTAAACTGCATATATCCTATTTACCATAGGATTTGTTGGGACATTTTTTTATATAGCTGTTTACCTATCCTGTAATATAAGATGACGTTTTGTTGATTTCAGACCCCTGAAGAGGAAGAAATTCTGAACAAGAAACGGTCAAAGAAAATCCAGAAGAAATATGATGATCGTAGA encodes:
- the LOC137325229 gene encoding small ribosomal subunit protein eS8, translating into MGISRNNWHKRRKTGGKRKPYHKKRKYELGRPPANTKIGPRRIHTVRVRGGNKKYRALRLDAGNFSWGSECSTRKTRIIDVVYNASNNELVRTKTLVKNCIVLIDSTPFRQWYESHFALPLGRKKGAKLTPEEEEILNKKRSKKIQKKYDDRRKNAKISQLLEEQFQQGKLLACIASRPGQCGRADGYILEGKELEFYLRKIRAKKGK